A window of Cyclopterus lumpus isolate fCycLum1 chromosome 14, fCycLum1.pri, whole genome shotgun sequence contains these coding sequences:
- the htr3b gene encoding 5-hydroxytryptamine receptor 3B produces MSPIWLTLLLSAHLAECVPEKPKRSALNQLTRTLLRKYDCGVRPVHNWTSPTTIYIDLILQSVLDVDGKTQSITTSIWYRQIWTDEFLVWDPEEFDGITEISLSSDAIWIPDVIISEFVDGGKSLPIPYVYVNSSGSVKYYRPMQVVLACSLEMYAFPFDKQNCSLTFRSWLHSVKEIDLALWRSAEAIANDKREFMNDGEWELLSIPSSYWQIHQDDTDYAHIQFNVLIRRRPLLYVVGLLIPSIFLMLVDVTSFYLPLSSGTRIAFKISILLGYTLFRVNLTDELPATAVNTPLIGVFFAVCMALLMLSLIKSILVVKLLHHSEKEVRQMSVSACLLDKYGSAAPGFTESTLTSIKTLDHINPSGDYEFDASLEEDLLSLNEIQEAPSGLEWLLQDLVSLHLALSQEDSESSVQAEWLALCSKLDRFLFRFYLLVLASYAGTLLTLWTSWSFA; encoded by the exons ATGTCTCCCATTTGGCTGACTCTGTTGCTCTCAG ctcatcTGGCCGAATGTGTGCCGGAGAAGCCAAAGAGATCGGCTCTGAACCAGCTGACCAGGACCCTCCTCAGGAAATACGACTGCGGAGTTCGACCTGTCCACAACTGGACCAGTCCTACTACGATCTACATAGACCTCATACTGCAGTCGGTCCTCGATGTG GATGGAAAGACCCAGAGCATAACTACAAGTATTTGGTACAGACAG ATCTGGACCGATGAGTTCCTGGTTTGGGACCCGGAGGAGTTTGATGGCATCACTGAGATATCACTGTCATCCGATGCCATCTGGATTCCTGATGTTATCATTAGTGAATT CGTGGACGGGGGGAAGTCCCTACCGATCCCCTACGTGTACGTGAACTCCTCCGGCTCTGTGAAGTACTACCGACCCATGCAGGTGGTACTGGCCTGCAGCCTGGAGATGTACGCCTTTCCATTCGACAAGCAAAACTGCAGCCTCACCTTCCGCAGCTGGCTTCACTCAG TAAAGGAAATAGACCTGGCGCTGTGGAGGAGTGCAGAGGCCATCGCTAACGATAAGAGGGAGTTCATGAACGACGGAGAATGGGAACTGTTGTCCATCCCTTCGAGCTACTGGCAAATCCACCAGGACGACACCGACTACGCCCACATCCAGTTCAAC GTGTTGATCCGCCGGCGCCCCCTGCTGTATGTGGTGGGTCTCCTCATCCCCAGCATCTTCCTCATGCTGGTGGATGTGACCAGCTTCTACCTGCCTCTGAGCAGCGGCACACGCATAGCCTTTAAGATCAGCATCCTCCTGGGTTACACCCTCTTCCGAGTCAACCTGACGGATGAACTGCCTGCCACAGCGGTCAATACGCCGCTCATAG GTGTGTTCTTCGCTGTGtgcatggccctgctgatgctcaGCCTGATCAAGTCTATTCTGGTGGTGAAGCTGCTCCACCACAGTGAGAAGGAGGTCAGGCAAATGTCAGTGTCCGCCTGCCTGCTGGACAAGTACGGCTCAGCTGCTCCCGGCTTCACGGAGAGCACTCTAACCTCCATTAAGACCCTCGATCACATCAACCCCTCCGGAG ATTATGAGTTCGATGCCTCGCTGGAGGAGGACCTGCTGTCCCTGAATGAGATCCAGGAGGCTCCATCTGGGCTGGAGTGGCTTCTCCAGGACCTGGTTTCCCTCCACCTGGCTTTATCCCAGGAGGACAGCGAGTCTTCGGTTCAGGCTGAATGGCTGGCCCTCTGCTCCAAGCTCGACCGCTTCCTGTTCCGCTTCTACCTGTTGGTTCTGGCCTCGTACGCCGGCACGCTGCTGACGCTCTGGACCAGTTGGAGCTTCGCCTGA
- the htr3a gene encoding 5-hydroxytryptamine receptor 3A, whose product MRLSSAWSALIFLLIQGASRACTVKKLGGSSGRFANATLVRLSEFLSAGYKKGVRPVKDWRTSTIVAIDLMVYSILNVDEKNQVLTTYVWYRQSWTDEFLVWDPEDFDEVKQVSIPTTNVWVPDILINEFVDVGKSPDIPYVYVTHDGLVRNYKPIQVVTACTLNIYNFPFDVQKCSLTFQSWLHTIDDINITLMRSPEELREDKSVFMNQGEWELLHILSNYKIFSVDNDDYYAEMKFHVVIRRRPLFYTVNLLLPSIFLMVMDIVGFYLPPDSGERVSFKITLLLGYSVFLIIVSDTLPATAIGTPLIGVYFVVCMALLVISLTETVLIVRLVHKQDLQPPVPHWVKYLVLERAPALFCIHKKHSLCPTLSSQGTDLEHYKDNNYGTAQCPLHHTCELGRRLSHHDREGRLLGLGLPPSRDHAPPVMDNILHEVTAIRHFLEKRDRCREVAKEWLQVGYVLDVLLFRVYLVAVVAYSITLGTLWSVWQVA is encoded by the exons ATGAGACTGTCATCAGCCTGGAGTGCACTCATCTTCCTTCTGATTCAAGGAGCATCAAGAGCCTGCACAG tGAAGAAACTGGGCGGCAGCTCGGGACGATTCGCCAACGCCACGTTAGTGCGGCTGTCTGAGTTTCTGAGCGCGGGGTATAAGAAGGGAGTGAGACCAGTGAAGGACTGGAGGACGTCCACCATCGTGGCCATAGACCTCATGGTTTACTCCATCCTCAATGTG GATGAGAAGAACCAGGTGTTGACAACGTATGTATGgtacagacag TCGTGGACGGATGAGTTCCTGGTGTGGGACCCGGAGGACTTCGATGAAGTCAAACAAGTGTCCATACCCACTACGAATGTGTGGGTGCCCGACATCCTCATCAACGAGTT CGTAGATGTGGGGAAGTCTCCGGACATACCGTATGTGTATGTGACACACGATGGGCTGGTGCGCAACTACAAGCCCATCCAGGTGGTCACGGCCTGCACTCTGAACATCTACAACTTTCCATTTGACGTCCAGAAATGCAGCCTCACCTTCCAGAGCTGGCTACATACCA TCGATGACATCAACATCACCCTGATGCGAAGCCCCGAGGAGCTCAGGGAGGACAAGAGCGTCTTCATGAACCAAGGCGAGTGGGAGCTGCTCCACATACTGTCCAACTACAAGATCTTCAGCGTCGACAATGACGACTACTACGCCGAGATGAAGTTCCAT GTGGTGATCCGGCGGCGTCCGTTGTTCTACACCGTGAACCTGCTGCTGCCCAGTATCTTCTTGATGGTGATGGACATCGTGGGTTTCTATCTGCCGCCAGACAGCGGCGAGAGGGTTTCCTTCAAGATCACTCTGCTGCTGGGCTACTCCGTCTTCCTCATCATCGTGTCCGACACTCTTCCTGCCACGGCCATCGGAACCCCTCTGATAG GTGTGTACTTTGTGGTTTGCATGGCCCTGCTGGTGATCAGCCTGACAGAAACCGTCCTGATTGTGCGTCTGGTCCACAAGCAGGACCTGCAGCCCCCGGTGCCCCACTGGGTGAAGTACTTGGTGCTGGAGAGAGCTCCGGCCCTCTTCTGCATCCACAAGAAGCACAGCCTGTGCCCCACTCTGTCCTCCCAGGGCACCGACCTGGAGCACTACAAGGACAACAACTACGGGACTG CCCAGTGCCCCCTCCACCACACCTGCGAGCTAGGCCGAAGGCTCAGCCACCACGACAGAGAAGGCCGGCTGCTCGGCCTGGGCCTGCCCCCGTCCAGGGACCACGCCCCGCCGGTCATGGACAACATCCTGCACGAGGTGACGGCGATACGCCACTTCCTGGAGAAGAGGGACAGGTGCCGGGAGGTCGCCAAGGAGTGGCTGCAGGTCGGCTACGTGCTAGACGTGCTGCTCTTCAGGGTCTACTTGGTGGCCGTGGTGGCCTACAGCATCACGCTGGGCACGCTGTGGTCCGTGTGGCAGGTCGCATGA